In the genome of Cervus elaphus chromosome 5, mCerEla1.1, whole genome shotgun sequence, the window TCTGGTTTAAACCTCCttgaacataataaaaatattaaaaacataaaaataaacctcCTTGAACAGTGATCACTCAAAACAAACCCCTTCTCCCTTTTATTCTGGCCCACACTTCatgtttatattgttttcctaAGATAAGTGGTTCTCACACCTTAATATTCTTAATATAAGAATAACCTATAgagaattttggaaaatataactTCTGTATCTTCCAGTGGTAGCTACTCAATGCATGAATCTGTAACTTCACGCTCAAAGGATGAATTTTACATCgtgtaaattataccttaataaaagattcttaaaaaaaaaatcacctggaaaACTTTTTAATTCTGACTATTTGAGCCTGAGATGGGTCCAAGGAACCAACATCTGAATGGGCATTCCCTGTTACTTCTTCATAGGTGGTCCAATGGTCACATTTAGGAAAAAATGCTGTGAACACAGCGAGGTCCACCAAGCAGGGTCCACCCCCAGCCACCATGACAGCCCCACAAACAGTGGCTTTTGCACTTCTCCAGGAAAAGACCAAAGGATGCTGGATCGAGCCACTAGGCAATCAGTGTGCAGACCCAGGTCTGTTCTCAGTTCTGCCTCGACCTCTATATGCTCTGCACTCCTGGGTAATACACTTCCAACCCTAAAAGCATTACATGTTAAAATTGGTATAAGCCCTCAAAATCTTAGAAAAACTGTTTTAAACTCTACATGgcaaaaaacccacaaattttAACTTGGATGCAACACTGTTTCCAGGTACTAGTAGTCTCTATTCTGATGGCAAAACTGCCGAAGAAACCTCTCTCCAAACTAGCAGCTCTAAGAGTTTTCAAATGGCTCACACGTTTATTACCAAATATGGCTGGCTGACCAGTTTACAATCTGTGCTGCTGAGGGTGCGCTCAATGCATGACCTGTTCTGTCAGTCTGTCAGCGATTCTGTGTCTGGGGGAACAGAGGGCATTGTTTCAGTAAAGGCTACCCTCTCCTCAGCCCTCCCCCACACCATTCTCTTCTCAAAGAGTGGATGAGTCACACCAAGACTGGTCTACATCTGTAAGCAGCGCTCTCGGAAGGCACTCCTCTTCTCCAGGAGTCCAGAACCAAGGGCAGCCAGAGATGTGGTGTGTTCCCAGGGGCTGTGCTTagacctcacccccaccctctcaaGGTCACCTACCCTCCCCAGATGGAGATGCCACAAACATGCCAAACCCTTTCAGCCACAGCAATCCCAGAGAAATTCTAACACAGCTATGAAAAATCAGGGGGTACCTTTTGAGCCCAAGCCTCTACTTTGAAAATTTCCTGCTTCTGTATTCCCACTGAGATCAACTTGCAGGTGAATGTACTGGAAGAGATTTTCATATCAGGTTTCCTGTGTGAACCATTAAGCTCTTGGGCACTATGTTATACAAAGGATGAAGTAAAAATCCTCAATATGACACTTCCTGGCAGTTGAGTTTTTAAGTTTGGAAAAAGATGCACAGACCACAAATGAATCTTCTAAACTGTATTTGGAAATGACAGAAACATTCGGAACCGACAAAAATCGTCCTAGAGACAAGGCCCTGAGAGGAGTCTGTCCCCACTGTGTAAAGTTTTACATTAACTGTACAGAATGAAATTAGCAGCCAGTAATCTTTGGCACTAGAATGGGTAACTCCTTCGTTGTTCATACAATATCCAAACTGCACATTACATGACGTTAAATTGCTAGTTAACAgttgaattttacatttaaattacctTTAAAAGTCTGAAGTCCTAGCTAAGTTTTTCAGTATCAATATGCTTATCATATCTAACAGTGCCTGAGGTAGAGACTTCTGTAAGAGATTTCTTGAAGAGAACACAATTGAGAGAGTATAATGAAGAAAAACACTTCCGGTCTTGGAAGCATATTATAGCCAAAGTCTCTGCTGGTTCAACAAGCCAAGCCTGAAATGCAGATCTCttacttctttcatttctgtagAGACTTCGTACAGGGGTAGGGCTTTCTTTTGTTTGGACTCCTGCATTTTGGAATACACAGATTGCTTCTTTTAAAAGTATGATTCTTTAACATGAAATGTGCATGAACCAAACTCAACACCATTATTAAAAACAACGAAAACAACACAACTGCATTAGAGACaacaaataaaatcttttaaactcTCCATGATAGATGGCCAGAATGAGTGACAAGTATGCAAGTCAACCTAATGATTCTAACATTTGATGTTGACTGTGAATTATTACAGATTTATGATACATAGGTGagttgaaattttatttccaaactcAGCACTGTATAAGTGCAGGGGCTTTATTATCTTCAGGTGGTAAGACTCTTCATGAAATTACATGATTTTATGAAGATAAAATCAATATCTGGAAACTTCCAAGCAAAATGACCAGCAACTGTGTATCTCTGACTTCAGGTACTTTACTTCACAGTCAGGAAAgacttttcctttataaaaaggCATTTCTTGAAGTAGGTTCAAGTAGAACATATTTGCCTTTTATGAAACACTGGCTGGCCAAAAATTTATCCTTAACTATAGGTATTATTTTTAGACGTGTACAGTCCCATAAATGAGATGGAAAGCACAAAGCCTGGACATTTATAAGCTTAACGGGTAAACCGTAGGTATGACTAATAGGAATAACGTTTAAGTCCATTCTCGGAGTAAGCTGCTAGAGCAAGTTCAGTGTCTTCAACAACTGATTCCTGTGATAAAGAGCACCGAAGGACATCTTATTATATCACATAGTtctttcaatgattttttttgaaGCTCCAAGCTCAGATAATGACCAACAGTTGGTCTTTTAATACCTTTCACCAGAGGCTTTCTCTAACTACTCCATAACACTTCTGAGAGGTAGGTGGCTACTGGAACTTGGAAAAATAAAGGGAATTGCTTCGATTCATACCACAAAGAAATGACAGTTAAGGTACCTAATGAtgacaattttctttttaaagacatagGTGTCCTTCTTAAAGACAGGTGTGTGGGAGTTCTAACCTGTGAGAACCACTTTAGATGACAAAGTTGATCTTTATCAAAAGTAATTCTATATATGTTAGTCAAGGAAAATCCCCAGAAAAATCGACTTCTAATGAAATAACACGCCTGTGgttttaaatgaacaaatatagaAGCTAGCAAAactaaggcagaaagcaaaaggaagcCACAAAATGaacattaacatttctttagaGGAAAATGCTATCTAATTCTTCCCTCAAATTTGAACTAAGAAAAAAAAGCCTGTTTGCTTTATAAAGGACACACATCTGAATAAATCCGATGGTATATTAAGGACTATAAACATGTTGTTGACCATATCCTGATTATAGTATGTGAAGGACTAAGTACTCAGCTACTATTTAGAGAAGCACATGTCATAAGACATAGCATGTCTTATGCAGCAATTCAAAGGAATGTgattttgatagaaaaaaaaatgttgtttatacAAACACTTGCAAGTTCCAGAACAGTAACTGGAACAATATTTTTATTCACTCAGTGGGTTAAGCCGGATACTGAAAGGGCTGTTTTCTTAATGTAGGTCCATGACATGTTATTAGGTGAGAATGGTTTCGGCAAACTTGTATGTTCAAACGCTAAAAGAAATGGACTAAGGAAGCAGTCAGACTTGGGAAATCTATGTCATAATTAGAACTTTAGTGagagaataaaaatagatttgaaCACATGTGAAGGTGACCCAGAATATCTTTCTATGTACTTGAGGAAGTTGAAGAATTATCCAGCCACAAAAGATAACATTCTCATCAGAACAAGCCAAGATGAAACACCGGAGGCCCTGCCTGAAACCAAGTGGATGCTTCTGGCGCCAAATGTCTGCCCGGCATTTCTGCTCGACTCCGTCCCTGCCCTATTGTTCGAATTCTCAACCCTCCCAATGGCAAAGCCACTCTGTTCTCCCTCAGGCTCTGAATAGATGGACATGAAcctatgtgtatttttttctgtccttcaATTCAGAAGTATGCATGAAGTTCTACTGACATAAGAATTATTGGTAGTTCTTTATCTTAGCCAGCCTGATATTGAAAATCTTGCCTGTTTTAGAATAATTACTTGAAATTCTTTATTAAACACTTTGTTTGAAGATAACTGTGCAGATCTGGTAATTATCCAGGATACATACACATGTAAgtcattttctgaaattttcccttCAGTCTCACTGGAGTTGACCTTTTGCTCAAGTGTTTAGAGATCCTGAGGAGCTTCTCTTGGGTAaaatttacagattaaaaaaagcaaaataaatgtaaatgcatGGCTAGAAGATAAGCTTAAATTTTCAACTGCGTTTCTTTTTGAGGGAAGGGGGAGAAAtggagaacaaagaaaaaagaactgtatacaggaTGCTGTTCTAAGACCCTCCTAAATAATAAAgaactgacatttaaaaattaagagcaaaaacaaaacaaaacccacactCTTGGAATTTCAAAGTTACAGGTGGCTTGCAATTAACTTTCTGTTAGAGAAGAGTGAGATGTCCCAAATGAAATGCTCCCTGGTGAAGCAAACACTCCTTTCTTTAAATCTTTACCAAGCTCTTACTCAGAAGCTCTTAAACTGTAAGACAAATGATGTGAACATGACAGAGAGAAGAAAGTTATCCAACAGAAGGTTGAAAATGGCAGTTAAATATTACGGCAAAAATTATGGGATCATGAATGCTTGTCACTGACAAACAGATATGCCTATAGTGAATAAATACTGAAATTCTCCTTCAGACTATTTACAGATAGAATCCCAGGTCTGAACTGGTCTTCCAGGCAGAAACCTACTTTGGCAGAAGTAGGTCAATTATAAAAATTCCATGGTAAACGATAAGAAGTAAGGAAGTTGAATTTAGGCCTTCTACCACATGCAGTATAAGTGGCTTTGATTAATTTTTAGCCTAGAAGGGAATTTTCGTATTTTTACTGTtaacatataaagaaaaacatCACCAGCATCTTAAGAAACCAGAGAGAGGCATATTTTTTGATTCAGATTTAAGGCAAATCAAACAGGCCCACAACTAAACATCAGGGCTTATTTTCTAGGCATGGCTTTGCTTGGTGATAGAGGAATCTCAGGAGAGTTCTAGCCATGGTCTCCACACTGCCACTGGCTGAGGACACCTTTGTGCATCAGACTTTTGAAACAACTGACGTTATATACACACCATCAAAGCAAGGCTTGGTATTTAAAGGACTCCTGCAGTGAATcacttgaaaacaaaaatagcttTTCAAAGACTAGATACAACTCTGGGCATATGAATAAGATTCAAAGATTTCTCAAGTCAGAGTGAGATCTCCATCTCCTTCTACCATGGACTTCCTTGCCAAGGCTGAGAACTGACTCATCCCCGTTCGGCTCCTCACATATCTGAAATCGTCCCTGTAACACGAGAGGCACTTTTTATTAGGTGTGTAGCATCTATTAAAACTTTAAACCCCAGGTAGAGTTTGCTGAACAAAGTAATAACACTAGCCTAATAGGCATTACcttaaggatttttttcccctttaatataAAAGTATAACTACAGTGGTCCAAtgtacaaatacaaaaaaaagttctcatactaaaaaaaaaaaagtaccataaTACTGTACATACAAAAACTGTTCAACAAGAATGATTTAAatatatctgttcttttccaGATCTGGAAGACACAAATGTAAAGTTCTGCAACTGTATTATTGCTGGAGCTCGTGTCCAGGAACGCTGTGTTTCCCGTTCTCTTCCCCTTGTCCCAGCCCCACCGTCAGAGTCCCCTGAGCTTGGATCATGAGCCAACAGCATCCCTGAAGATAAGCAGAGCCACCTGTTTACTCAGCGGAAGTCATTACTCAGTCAGCCGCTGCTCACCGTGAACCATGAAAGCACAACTTTAAGCCCAGCCAGGATTAAATCCAGACGGAGGTCTTCCCATCCCCCGATTTGCTACTAGCACTGCTTTTATTGGACCCAGCTTTGGACCCCactttggcttttttttcccGGGAACCATGGGGGTTGTTCTGGTGACTGTAGGCCTGGATGGCCAGATCCAGGCGTTCCTGAGCCATTCTGATTTCCCTCTGCAGAGTCTCCAGGTCGGGTGGGAGGTTGTCCTCATGGCTGCCGTACTGCTGCTCCTGGGCGATGTTGGCCTTGTTTTGCTTGTAGGCAATCTTAGCGTTGGACAGTTCGGTGTACTGGATTTGATCTGGTTTGACGGCAATGTTATAGCCAGGGGGAGCAGATGGCGTATTCCAAGTGAAAGGATAATTATAAGCACCCGGATCTTCCAATTCCCTCCTTTTACTGTTTAGTGAGTCTCGAATTGTCCCAAATCCTAAATGAAGCATCTCCCAAATGTTAAGCAATAGGCAAAGGCCTGTAACACCATACATTATCAGAAGAAAGATGGTCTTTTCAGTGGGTCTAGAAATAAAGCAGTCTATCTTATGAGGGCAAGGGAGTCTGCTGCACACATAAAATGGGTGGACTTGGAAGCCATACAGGAAATACTGCCCAACCAGGAAACCCACCTCGAACACTGTCCGTGCCAGCAGCTGCAGCACATAGATCTTCATGAGCCCGTCCTCCCGAATCCGCCGCCGGCCATCATGCTTAGGTTTCGATTGGttctgatctttattttctttctcactttctaaTTCCATTTCTGGATACATCATGGGATCCTCTTCATGgtcctcttctgtttcttccagaGCCCGGTGCTGTTTCCAGCGCATTGCGTAGGGCTTGCTGCGAGCGGCCTTCTTGTCTGGGTCACCGTGCTCCATCTTGGCAATCTTATGAATGGCATAGCCCAGGTACATGACGGAGGGGGTGGCCACCAGGATGATCTGGAACACCCAGAAGCGCACGTGAGAGAGGGGTGCAAAGGCGTCATAGCAGACGTTCTCGCAGCCGGGCTGCTCCGTGTTGCACACAAACTTGCTCTGCTCGTCGTAATAGATGGACTCCCCTCCCACGGCTGTAAGGACGATCCGGAAGACGATCAGGACCGTGAGCCAGATCTTCCCTACAAACGTGGAGTGGTTGTGGATCTCCTCTAGCAGGCGGGTGAGGAAGCTCCAACTCATGGTGACTAAATTGGTCCGCcctgacaaaaatgaaaaataccaaAGGAAGATCAGCAAATATTAAaatcttactttttttaaaattgatgatATCTTTAGAAACTACTTCTCTAGATACTTGAAATCTAACTTCAAGGCTCGTACCAGAATGTCTTCATGGCTCGTACCAGAATGACAGAATAAACAGCACCTCACCCTCCACACCACCATCAGGAAAGGCCATTCACCTCAGTCTATGAGCACCGGTTTATGCTGACAGGGTCTTAAGGAAGTCTGATTTCTTTTCATGTCTTCTCTAGTTTAAAAGGTAAAATTGTAGCTGTCATTTgagatacaatttttaaagtatactgGATGTTTTACATATAGTGTTATTTCTTAGACTTTCTGAATTTTGTGAGATAGAGGGAAGAGTAGAAAGGTACACCTATTCAGCCACAGTAAGACTGCCACTGAGAACATGATGGGGACGCCTGGGCTGGACTCCATTGTGAAGAGGTACCTGATTAGCAAACTTAAACGCTGGATCTGGTaacaaagtattaaaaagaattaaggaGATGGTATAGCTGCAAATATTAATAACTGGCAAAGATCAAGaactaaaataaaagacagaaactgaGAAGCCTTAGCTAGGGTGCATCACAGAGCAGATTCTAGCATTCTGTATTAtccttctgtattttatttatggttGATGTTAAAAAATGCCTGCAGACAGAAAATCCAATCAATAGGTAAATCTACTTAAAACACCATTttaaatgatagttttattcTGAGATTCTTAGATCTATGTTCAGAATCTTGGTAAAAACCATCTAAacaagataatatatgtaaagtccCTAATTCAACCTCTGACACAAGGTACACCTAGCTTTTCTCCTCTATCGTTCCTCTCTTGGTTTACTTCTGCAGATTACAGTTGATTATCAGTATCATCAaagaatttaaatattctttttaccTGTTATCCAGAATTTCTGCTATCCAAAATTTTCTTAGAGAAATGATGCTTTGTTTACAACTTTTCCAGATTTTCTctggaagagaaacagaagagaaggctATAAGTTTTCTCCCACAGAAAAGAGTAAATCACCAGAATGCCATTTTCAGGGAGAAACAgttttccatgtaccacaggaatcaATCAGCATGAGATGGAAACAGGACTGAGCTTGAATATCACTGTTCTCTTCTCCAATACATCGTGGTAGGAGAAAATACCTAAAAGTGACTCGAAGATGCTTTAGTCACCGTAGTCTAAGAAAATATAACAGGAAGATGAATCATTTGTGAAAATCTGAAACAGATAAACTCTGGCATCTACAGGAAAAAGCCACAGCAGaaaatctcaacaaatttaagcCAGGTCATTATAGGCATTGAGAAAATCTTCACCCCGAGTGCTCTATTTCTGCCCTCTTCTCTAGTGCAGCCAACTAGGAGCAAGCTGTTTATTTACAACACCCAACAGCTGGCTCCCTGTCACTGGGACACCCATATCCACAGGAGGTGATTCACAGACTCAACTGCTCACAGAAAGAAAACATCTGCACCTGTACTGTGATTACAAGTGTATATACACAGGACTAATTACTTCTCACTATCAAGTTCTGCCAACTATGGGATAGCCATGGTCACGAATCATCCTTATTTGCtatcatttaataaataaaatgtaaaacaaaccCTGAGTGTTCAAAGTTATTTATTATATGTTCAAAATaacttaagaagaaaaaaagttcagAGGCATCTACATAACGTGCAAGTATCAAGATTTACATACAGAAGAATCCAATCACACAAGTATTACACCACAGGACTTCAAGTACAACTCTCATTTCCAGCACTGATGTCCAACTGAGCTCAACAGTTCTCCTCTCACTCTACACACAAGTTataaaaccaaaagtaaataataagCAATCTATAAATGGTGATGTAAGCCAGGTTTCCATAATGAATCACATCCACAAGTCTAGACTCACATTTTTCCAAAATGCCATGTctagtgagagttggaccgtgaagaaagctgagcaccgaaaaattgatgcttttgaactgtggtgttggagaagactcttgagagtcccttggactgcaaggagattcaaccagtccatcctaaaggagatcagtcctaggtgttcattggaaggactgatgctgaagctgaaactccagtactttggccacctgatgcgaagagttgactcactggaaaagaccctgatgctgggagggattgggggcaggaggagaaggggcaacagaggatgagatggctggatggcatcaccgactcgatgggcgtgagtttgagtaaactctgggagttggtgatggacagggaggcctggagtgctgcggttcaaggggtcgcaaagagtcagacgcgactgaactgaaagcatttcccttaaagccTGAAATTGTATTTGTTCCAGTAAGCCAAAATCATGAAGGTGCAATCATTTGTTAGTTAGAAAACTcattctcaaaaaaaagaaaactcattctCTACACTTCCATCTGTACCAAAAACAAATGGATATCTTTTTAACAATTATTGCTATGAAATAATTTCTCAACAGTTCAGTATTTCATACAATAATCTTAATTCTTTGGGGGGAGGGGATCAATGGCAAATCCTTCAAAACCTGTAAGTTATAAAGCAGTCATTTAAACACAACTAGAAACACACATTTCATACTGGTTAAGCTGCAGGCCTACACTTAAGAGCCTGGTTTTCCAAAGGTTTTATAAGCGCTACAGCACCCTATGCCCAAACCTTGAGTATAAATGAAGTGTACAGTACTGTAACTTCAGCATCTCATAAAATGGATGATGGATGGTTTTCTTTCTAAAGTAACCACAGGCTTCCTAAGCGAATGGCAGCATCACCACTCTTTGGATTTACTGAGCTGTCAGTGGGTTTTTCCTTCGATACTCTTTCCTTTCCAAATCCCTTTCCTCTCCTTGTAAGCATTAAGAGAAAGGCTTAAATATCAGAGTACACCACTCCAATTTGTGGGGAAGGGTAGAAAGGGAAAGTGGGAGGAAGTGAGAGGGGAGAAACAAGTCAATTGGTAGAACTGTGGGTTCTGGAATTGACATTTCTAAGCAAAACTGTGTCCCTGCCAAGTGTGGTCTCACTGCGCTGTTGCACCGCTAAAACTCCCTTTTCTCATTACCACTTTTTTGCTCTAACAGACAAAAaaacaacagggcttccctggtggctcaggagtaaagccaatgcatgagatgcatgttcaatccttgacccgggaagatcccctggagaaggaaacagtaacccactccagtattcttgcctgggaaatcccatggacagaggagcccggtggggctacagtccatggggtcacaaagagtaggacacaacttagcaactgaacaacaacaggcagAACATAGTCTTCTTTGACATCCCTGCTTCAGCAAACAAACTCGGTTAAAGAGTGAGGAGTGAGAGTGTACAATTAACTGTGAATGGCTctcatgaaagaataaaaatcatttctGTATTCTGTCTATGAATGGAAAGTGACAAGGGAACGTGTGATGagtggtggtggggatggggggagggatgCTGAACAACTAAATGCTTTTTGCCAACTAGGAGAGCCAACAGGTTTATATGTATTTTGACACTTAATATCTTCTTGAATATATCCCTTATGCTTTGGCTGAATTTATCTATAGACAAATCTAGGTAGTAGTAGAATTAGGACACAACAAATGTAAATCTGCATGGTTCTTGCCCTGTACTGTCATTTGAGTTTCTAAAAAGTTTCTAGCAATTTACAATGCCTGGCAATGAAGTACAATTTTACCTCAACCCCGTCAGCACTGTCTGTTATGCTACCCTGCTAGATGCAAAATGGAATTTCAAAAGCATCTCAATTTGTATGCTTTTAATATAGCAGGATACATTCCCCCTATAGTCCTCCTCTTCATGAACTATTCCTATCCTTTTGCCCATTTATCTGCAGAATGTATTCTGCATTTGACATTTACTATAAATTCCTGTTTGTTTTCCTCCAAAATTTACTACTTTATATAGTCACACCaatctgttaaataaatattctttctagGATAGCTTTTTAAATAATCTGCAAATTCTTGGTAGCCCATAACTCAAAAGGATTGTTGACTCTATCCCCACCCTACAACACAACACATACTGAAGAAAATCATGTTTGCTTACATAAAATGTACTGGACAGAAATCAAATGTGCTATTTTTAGTCTGTTTTCCAAATAAACTTTCAAATCTACCTTGTCTTACActagaaaagagaattttaaaaattacttggtATCAACATGGTAATAAATTATGTAATCCTCTCccaaattatttatatttgaagTTTCCTATCAGCTATATCCTAAACAGGATCAAGTCAAAGTTTACTGCCTTTTTCTGTAAACTAAAAGCATCTCTGGAGATCAAATGTAAAAGCCTCATTATTTGGATTATCTCTGGAGGTAGATTATATGATCAGATCTACTTAACAATGAAGAAATGAGGCCCAGAAAGGTTTTAAAATTTCCCCAAGATCACCCAGTTGTGATCTAGTGAAGCTAGAATCTGAAATCAGTCTTACTCCAGATTCTGGGCTTTCAACCACTAGTTAAGAATTACATTACAGATGAGTTGGAACAAGGTACAGGTCCCATGTGAACACAGACGAGGGCACCTTATCCCAATCATCAGGATCAGAATTAGACTAAATAATAAAGTAAACTCACAAAGATCAAGGGGGAAATTTCAGAGTTTAAGATCTTATACACAGAATGAACTGCAAGTTAACAAAACAAACCccccaaaaacaacaaaataaaaagccccCAAAGAAGTTCAAGGTTTCTTGGCAGTTGGAAGAGAAAAATACTGAGTTCACTAAGGTAACTTCTTTGGGCATTGAGAATAGGGACTAGAGAAGGTGAACTCAGTCCAGGAGTGGTTAGAGTTATTAAAGGGGAGATATACATCTGCTCAGATGTGCTCAGAAATACTGCAAATAAGTCAAACCGGAATTCTAAAGAATGTTCACGTAACTgtaggaaatggagaaaagaaaacacataagCAGAGtggacaaacagaaaacaaaaaataattaaaaaaaaaaaaaaggtttataatggctaaaattaaaaagaatgaccgTGGGAGGAGATCCCCGAGATTccgaaaagccaaaaaaaaaaaaaaagacattgactGGGTAGGAATGACGGCACCGCGTGTTGGTGAGGACGTGGAGAAGCTGG includes:
- the GJC1 gene encoding gap junction gamma-1 protein, translating into MSWSFLTRLLEEIHNHSTFVGKIWLTVLIVFRIVLTAVGGESIYYDEQSKFVCNTEQPGCENVCYDAFAPLSHVRFWVFQIILVATPSVMYLGYAIHKIAKMEHGDPDKKAARSKPYAMRWKQHRALEETEEDHEEDPMMYPEMELESEKENKDQNQSKPKHDGRRRIREDGLMKIYVLQLLARTVFEVGFLVGQYFLYGFQVHPFYVCSRLPCPHKIDCFISRPTEKTIFLLIMYGVTGLCLLLNIWEMLHLGFGTIRDSLNSKRRELEDPGAYNYPFTWNTPSAPPGYNIAVKPDQIQYTELSNAKIAYKQNKANIAQEQQYGSHEDNLPPDLETLQREIRMAQERLDLAIQAYSHQNNPHGSREKKAKVGSKAGSNKSSASSKSGDGKTSVWI